In the Arthrobacter sp. Marseille-P9274 genome, one interval contains:
- the glgP gene encoding alpha-glucan family phosphorylase encodes MKAIRRFTVRTVLPERIQPLARLASNLRWSWHRPTQQLFERLDPKLWRQSHDPVALLGSFSREQLHALAADEDLVARVHEVSQDLDRYLTGSRWYQSLGADAPKSIAYFSPEYGIASVLPQYSGGLGILAGDHLKAASDLGVPLIGVGLLYAAGYFKQSLSRDGWQQETYPVLDPDGLPLSLLREADGTPAQVELPLPNDRRLLAHIWRADVGRVPLLLLDSNVAGNDEAARHITDRLYGGGGDHRLQQELLLGMGGVKALRIFQRLTGCAAPEVFHTNEGHAGFLGIERIRELMDEGLSWDEALAAGRANTVFTTHTPVPAGIDRFERLQVGHFFRAGLAPNVPIDKILALGEENYSGGDPIKFNMAVMGLRLAQRANGVAKLHGVVSRGMFSGLWPGFDTNEVPISSVTNGVHVPTWVDPRIAELALAKFGNGSVRERQWDRVYDVSDAEIWQLRRELRGNLIEDVRRRLRSSWKKRGATDAELAWTDHVLDPDVLTIGFARRVPTYKRLTLMLRDPARLKALLLHPDHPIQLVIAGKSHPADEQGKRMIQDLVRFTDDPEIRHRIVFLPNYDIAMARTLFPGCDVWLNNPLRPLEACGTSGMKAAINGGLNLSVLDGWWDEMYDGDNGWAIPTANPSTASGADSLFSADERDDIEASALYGLLENHVAPRFYADEAAEGAGAAGPSEPLATDDQLPHQWIAMIRHTLANLGPAVSAERMVEDYVRQLYTPACTSGRMIRKNGFSAARNLAGWTTRIHHTWKDVAVEHVDSLGMQDDPQIGDLVRVSAFIQLGSLVPDDVCVEVAHGKVSEGDELLDTSFDQLALKEDLGDGRFLFSGEVQIDRSGSFGYTVRVLPHHPSLASKSELGLVTNA; translated from the coding sequence GTGAAGGCAATCCGCAGGTTTACCGTCCGCACTGTACTTCCCGAGCGAATCCAGCCGCTGGCGCGGCTGGCGAGCAATTTGCGCTGGTCCTGGCATCGGCCAACCCAGCAGCTGTTCGAGCGCCTGGATCCCAAGCTGTGGCGGCAGAGCCACGACCCGGTGGCGCTGCTCGGCTCCTTCAGCCGCGAGCAGCTGCACGCGCTCGCCGCGGACGAGGACCTGGTCGCGCGGGTCCACGAGGTGAGCCAGGACCTGGACCGCTACCTGACCGGCAGCCGCTGGTACCAGAGCCTGGGCGCCGATGCGCCGAAATCCATCGCCTATTTCTCCCCCGAGTACGGCATCGCGTCGGTGCTGCCGCAGTATTCCGGCGGCCTGGGCATCCTCGCGGGCGACCATCTGAAGGCCGCGTCCGACCTGGGCGTGCCGCTGATCGGCGTCGGGCTGCTGTACGCCGCCGGTTACTTCAAGCAGTCCCTGAGCCGCGACGGCTGGCAGCAGGAAACCTACCCGGTGCTGGACCCGGACGGGCTCCCCCTCTCGCTGCTGCGCGAGGCGGACGGGACCCCTGCACAGGTGGAACTGCCGCTCCCCAACGACCGCCGCCTGCTGGCGCACATCTGGCGCGCCGACGTCGGACGCGTCCCGCTGCTGCTACTCGACTCGAATGTGGCCGGCAACGACGAGGCTGCCCGGCACATCACCGACCGGCTCTACGGCGGCGGCGGCGACCACCGGCTGCAGCAGGAACTCCTGCTCGGCATGGGCGGCGTCAAGGCGCTGCGCATCTTCCAGCGGCTGACCGGCTGCGCGGCGCCCGAGGTCTTCCACACGAACGAGGGCCACGCCGGCTTCCTCGGCATCGAACGCATCCGCGAGCTCATGGACGAGGGGCTCAGCTGGGACGAGGCCCTCGCGGCGGGCCGGGCCAACACGGTCTTCACCACCCACACTCCCGTGCCGGCCGGCATCGACCGCTTCGAGCGGCTGCAGGTGGGGCACTTCTTCCGGGCCGGGCTGGCACCGAACGTCCCCATCGACAAAATCCTGGCGCTCGGCGAGGAGAACTACAGCGGCGGGGATCCGATCAAGTTCAACATGGCCGTGATGGGCCTGCGGCTGGCACAGCGGGCCAACGGCGTGGCCAAGCTGCATGGCGTAGTCTCGCGGGGGATGTTCTCGGGGCTGTGGCCGGGCTTCGACACCAACGAGGTGCCGATCAGCTCCGTCACCAACGGCGTCCATGTGCCGACCTGGGTGGATCCGCGCATCGCCGAGCTGGCCCTGGCCAAGTTCGGTAACGGCAGCGTCCGGGAACGGCAGTGGGACAGGGTCTACGACGTCTCCGACGCCGAAATCTGGCAGCTGCGGCGTGAACTGCGCGGCAACCTGATCGAGGACGTCCGCCGCCGGCTGCGTTCCTCCTGGAAGAAGCGCGGCGCGACCGACGCGGAACTCGCCTGGACCGACCATGTGCTGGATCCGGACGTCCTGACCATCGGCTTCGCCCGGCGCGTGCCGACGTACAAGCGCCTGACCCTGATGCTGCGCGACCCCGCGCGGCTGAAGGCGCTGCTGCTGCATCCGGACCACCCCATCCAGCTGGTCATCGCGGGCAAGTCGCATCCGGCGGACGAGCAGGGCAAGCGCATGATCCAGGACCTGGTCCGCTTCACCGACGACCCGGAGATCCGCCACCGGATTGTCTTCCTGCCCAACTACGACATCGCCATGGCCCGCACGCTGTTCCCGGGCTGCGACGTCTGGCTGAACAATCCGCTTCGTCCGCTGGAGGCCTGCGGCACCTCGGGCATGAAGGCGGCGATCAACGGCGGCCTCAACCTGTCTGTGCTGGACGGCTGGTGGGACGAAATGTACGACGGCGACAACGGCTGGGCGATCCCGACCGCCAACCCGTCGACCGCGAGCGGGGCCGATTCGCTGTTCAGCGCCGACGAGCGGGACGACATCGAGGCCTCGGCGCTGTACGGGCTCCTGGAGAACCACGTGGCGCCGCGCTTCTACGCGGACGAAGCCGCCGAGGGCGCCGGGGCCGCGGGCCCTTCCGAGCCCCTGGCCACCGACGATCAGCTGCCGCATCAGTGGATCGCGATGATCCGGCACACCCTCGCGAACCTGGGGCCGGCCGTTTCTGCCGAGCGGATGGTCGAGGACTACGTGCGCCAGCTGTACACGCCGGCCTGCACCTCGGGCCGAATGATCAGGAAGAACGGTTTCTCGGCGGCGCGGAACCTCGCCGGCTGGACCACGCGCATCCACCACACGTGGAAGGACGTCGCCGTCGAGCATGTGGACTCCCTCGGGATGCAGGACGACCCGCAGATCGGCGATCTCGTCCGCGTCAGTGCCTTCATCCAGCTCGGTTCCCTGGTCCCCGATGATGTCTGTGTGGAAGTTGCGCACGGCAAGGTCAGCGAGGGCGATGAGCTGCTCGATACCTCCTTCGACCAGCTCGCGCTGAAGGAAGACCTCGGCGACGGCCGCTTCCTGTTCTCCGGCGAGGTCCAGATCGACCGCTCCGGCTCCTTCGGCTACACGGTCCGTGTCCTTCCGCACCACCCGTCGCTGGCCTCCAAGTCGGAACTGGGCCTGGTCACCAACGCCTGA
- a CDS encoding alpha-1,4-glucan--maltose-1-phosphate maltosyltransferase, with translation MSTFTEDPRPAPSQAHLRFGRIPITDVAPVIESGRFPAKAIEGEDIPVAATVFREGHDRIGVTVVLYDPDSNAVQRRQLDPPAKGLDRWHGVVRPGAPGLWSFAIEGWADLYATWHHNAEVKIAAGVDVDLMLAEGVHLFNEAAAQEGRPADNAEVLRQAAGILADGGRSVEERLAAGGSHEVLSAVRSHPIRSLVTTSEKYPLLVERERAGRGAWYEFFPRSEGAVFDHAANTWTSGNFTTAARRLPAVAAMGFDVIYLPPIHPIGFINRKGPNNTLHAGPMDPGSPWAIGAASGGHDAIHPDLGNFDDFDAFVAAAASNGLEVALDLALQAAPDHPWATEHPEWFTTRLDGTIAYAENPPKKYQDIYPLNFDNDPDGLSEEVLRIVRLWISHGVKIFRVDNPHTKPVWFWEWLIGEVNRTDPDVVFLAEAFTRPAMMHALGRAGFQQSYSYFTWRNTKQEIEEYFSEVSHDSADYFRPNFFVNTPDILTEYLQYGGPAAFKIRAVLAATGSPLWGVYAGYELCEHVARPGAEEYIDNEKYEYKARDFTAAEAEGRSLAPYLTRLNGIRRSHPALGELRNLTVHSSTDDATVVYSKHKEDLPGGGKDTIIVVVNVDPHSARESTVSLNLGALGLDQQDLGEDGLFWVDDLITGESWRWGEHNYVRLDAYREPAHVLHIRRSR, from the coding sequence GTGAGCACATTCACCGAGGATCCGCGCCCAGCCCCGTCCCAGGCCCACCTGCGTTTCGGCAGGATTCCGATCACCGACGTCGCCCCGGTGATCGAAAGCGGCCGCTTCCCGGCCAAGGCGATCGAGGGCGAAGACATCCCCGTCGCCGCTACGGTCTTCCGCGAGGGCCACGACCGGATCGGCGTCACGGTCGTCCTCTATGACCCGGACTCCAACGCCGTGCAGCGCCGCCAGTTGGATCCGCCCGCCAAGGGCCTGGACCGCTGGCACGGCGTCGTTCGCCCCGGCGCCCCGGGACTCTGGAGCTTCGCGATCGAAGGCTGGGCGGACCTTTACGCCACCTGGCACCACAACGCTGAAGTCAAGATTGCCGCCGGCGTCGATGTGGACCTGATGCTGGCCGAGGGCGTCCACCTGTTCAACGAAGCCGCGGCGCAGGAGGGGAGGCCCGCGGACAACGCCGAAGTGCTGCGCCAGGCGGCCGGTATCCTCGCCGACGGCGGCCGTTCGGTGGAGGAGCGACTGGCCGCCGGCGGCTCGCACGAGGTGCTCTCCGCGGTCCGCAGCCATCCCATCCGCAGCCTCGTCACGACGTCGGAAAAGTACCCCTTGCTGGTGGAACGCGAGCGGGCCGGCCGCGGCGCATGGTACGAGTTCTTCCCCCGTTCTGAGGGCGCGGTCTTCGACCATGCCGCAAACACCTGGACTTCGGGTAACTTCACGACGGCGGCGCGTCGCCTTCCGGCCGTGGCCGCCATGGGCTTCGACGTCATCTACCTGCCGCCGATCCACCCGATCGGGTTCATCAACCGCAAGGGACCGAACAACACGCTGCACGCCGGTCCGATGGACCCGGGTTCGCCGTGGGCCATCGGTGCCGCGTCCGGTGGCCACGACGCCATCCACCCGGACCTGGGCAATTTCGACGATTTCGATGCCTTCGTCGCGGCCGCCGCGTCGAACGGCCTCGAAGTGGCGCTCGACCTGGCGCTCCAGGCGGCGCCGGACCACCCGTGGGCCACCGAACACCCGGAGTGGTTCACGACGCGGCTGGACGGCACCATCGCCTACGCCGAGAACCCGCCGAAGAAGTACCAGGACATCTATCCGCTGAACTTCGACAACGATCCGGACGGCCTCTCGGAGGAAGTGCTCCGCATCGTCCGGCTGTGGATCAGCCACGGCGTGAAGATCTTCCGTGTGGATAACCCGCACACCAAGCCGGTCTGGTTCTGGGAATGGCTGATCGGCGAGGTAAACCGCACCGATCCGGACGTCGTCTTCCTCGCCGAGGCCTTCACCCGGCCCGCGATGATGCACGCGTTGGGCCGCGCCGGTTTCCAGCAGTCCTATAGCTACTTCACATGGCGCAATACGAAGCAGGAGATCGAGGAGTACTTCAGCGAGGTCAGCCACGACAGCGCCGATTACTTCCGGCCGAACTTCTTCGTGAACACCCCGGACATCCTCACCGAGTACCTGCAGTACGGGGGACCGGCCGCGTTCAAGATCCGCGCAGTGCTGGCCGCGACCGGCAGCCCGCTCTGGGGTGTCTATGCCGGGTATGAACTGTGCGAGCACGTCGCCCGGCCCGGCGCCGAGGAGTACATCGACAACGAGAAGTACGAGTACAAGGCCCGCGACTTCACGGCCGCCGAGGCCGAGGGCCGCTCGTTGGCGCCTTACCTGACCAGGCTCAACGGGATCCGGCGATCCCACCCGGCGCTCGGCGAACTGCGGAACCTGACCGTCCACAGCAGCACGGACGACGCGACCGTGGTCTACTCCAAACACAAGGAAGACCTGCCGGGCGGGGGCAAGGACACGATCATCGTCGTCGTCAACGTGGACCCGCACAGCGCCCGCGAATCGACGGTCAGCCTGAACCTGGGTGCGCTTGGCCTTGACCAGCAGGATCTGGGCGAGGACGGCCTCTTCTGGGTGGATGACCTCATCACCGGCGAGAGTTGGCGCTGGGGCGAGCACAACTACGTCCGCCTGGACGCTTACCGGGAGCCCGCCCACGTCCTGCACATCCGGAGGAGCCGCTAG
- the treS gene encoding maltose alpha-D-glucosyltransferase, whose amino-acid sequence MANPFQLHAPGLAHDPHWYRKAVFYEVLVRGFADANGDGSGDFSGLIEKLDYLQWLGIDCLWIPPFFKSPLRDGGYDIADYYDVLDEFGTISDFKRLVAEAHARGVRVIIDLPLNHTSDQHHWFEASRREPDGPFGDFYVWSDTDEKYQDARIIFVDTEESNWTFDPIRRQFFWHRFFSHQPDLNYENPKVIEAVFDVVRFWLDQGIDGFRADAIPYLFEEDGTNCENLPATHRFLQDLRAMVDAEYPGRVIIAEANQMPNEVVEYFGQRDDADGFVPECHMCFHFPIMPRLFYALRDQKAAPIIRTMEETPDIPTGAQWGTFLRNHDELTLEMVTNEEREAMLGWYAPDSRMRANIGIRRRLAPLLDNSRAELELIHALLLSLPGSPFLYYGDEIGMGDNIWLDDRDASRTPMQWNPDRNAGFSTADPGKLYLPVVQSLVYNYNYVNVEAQLAHSSSLLHWVRQMLAVRKSHPAFGLGIYRNVPTEAETVLAFLREIPADDPSGAEPESLLCIFNLSQHPVAASLRLPQFAGRGLRDLFGGLPFPVLDDAGQVTLTLGSHDFFWLRIRSARSNPASPVTEAIPVITPVSTRTEVESP is encoded by the coding sequence GTGGCCAATCCGTTCCAACTGCACGCACCCGGCCTCGCCCATGATCCGCACTGGTACCGCAAAGCGGTCTTCTACGAAGTGCTGGTCCGCGGGTTTGCCGATGCGAACGGGGACGGATCCGGCGATTTCTCCGGCCTGATCGAGAAGCTTGACTACCTGCAGTGGCTGGGAATCGATTGCCTGTGGATCCCGCCGTTCTTCAAGTCGCCGCTGCGCGACGGCGGCTACGACATTGCGGACTACTACGATGTGCTGGACGAGTTCGGGACGATCAGCGATTTCAAGCGCCTCGTCGCCGAAGCCCACGCCCGGGGCGTGCGCGTCATCATCGACCTTCCGTTGAACCACACCTCGGACCAGCACCATTGGTTCGAGGCTTCGCGGCGGGAACCCGATGGTCCGTTCGGCGACTTCTACGTCTGGAGCGACACGGACGAGAAGTACCAGGACGCGCGCATCATCTTCGTCGACACCGAGGAATCGAACTGGACGTTCGATCCGATCCGGCGCCAGTTCTTCTGGCACCGATTCTTCAGCCACCAGCCGGACCTGAACTACGAGAACCCCAAGGTCATCGAGGCCGTTTTCGACGTGGTCAGGTTCTGGCTGGACCAGGGCATCGATGGCTTCCGGGCCGATGCCATTCCGTACCTGTTCGAGGAAGACGGCACCAACTGCGAGAACCTGCCCGCGACGCACCGGTTCCTGCAGGACCTGCGCGCCATGGTGGACGCCGAATACCCCGGCCGCGTCATCATCGCCGAGGCGAACCAGATGCCGAACGAAGTGGTCGAGTACTTCGGGCAGCGGGACGACGCGGACGGCTTCGTTCCCGAGTGCCACATGTGCTTCCACTTCCCGATCATGCCCCGGCTTTTCTACGCGCTGCGGGACCAGAAGGCCGCACCGATCATCCGGACCATGGAGGAAACGCCCGACATCCCGACGGGGGCGCAGTGGGGCACCTTCCTGCGGAACCACGACGAGCTGACGCTCGAGATGGTGACCAACGAGGAGCGGGAAGCCATGCTCGGCTGGTACGCTCCGGACTCCCGGATGCGTGCGAACATCGGCATCCGGCGGAGGCTGGCGCCGCTGCTGGACAATTCCCGCGCCGAACTGGAACTCATCCACGCGCTGCTGCTGTCCCTCCCGGGCAGCCCGTTCCTGTACTACGGGGACGAGATCGGAATGGGCGACAACATCTGGCTCGACGACCGGGATGCCTCGAGGACGCCCATGCAGTGGAATCCGGACCGCAACGCCGGCTTCTCCACCGCCGACCCCGGCAAGCTCTACCTGCCGGTCGTCCAGTCGCTCGTCTACAACTACAACTACGTCAACGTCGAGGCCCAGCTGGCCCACAGCAGCTCGCTCCTCCACTGGGTCCGGCAGATGCTCGCGGTCCGCAAGTCACATCCCGCCTTCGGCCTCGGCATCTACCGCAACGTGCCGACCGAGGCGGAAACGGTGCTGGCGTTCCTGCGGGAAATCCCGGCGGACGATCCCTCGGGTGCCGAACCGGAGTCCCTGCTCTGCATCTTCAATCTTTCCCAGCACCCGGTCGCGGCATCGCTGCGGCTGCCCCAGTTCGCCGGACGCGGCCTCCGTGATCTCTTCGGCGGCCTGCCGTTCCCCGTCCTCGATGACGCCGGCCAGGTGACACTAACCCTGGGAAGCCACGATTTCTTTTGGCTGCGCATCCGCTCAGCCCGATCCAATCCGGCATCGCCGGTGACCGAAGCCATCCCCGTGATCACTCCGGTGAGCACCCGAACAGAGGTCGAATCCCCGTGA
- a CDS encoding CDGSH iron-sulfur domain-containing protein has product MAVRATNPEPAATADQPEEAEARPRPEPAAAAGRRPEEPTVEPLPKPAAATVVACPNGPLLLRGDVEILTETGEPVPRLRRTVALCRCGASSIKPYCDGTHKLTGFTTGPTPSAAGPVQDG; this is encoded by the coding sequence ATGGCTGTGAGAGCAACGAACCCCGAGCCCGCGGCGACAGCGGACCAACCGGAGGAGGCCGAAGCAAGACCGCGCCCGGAGCCAGCTGCGGCGGCCGGGCGGCGACCGGAAGAGCCGACCGTCGAACCGCTCCCGAAGCCAGCGGCAGCGACGGTGGTGGCCTGTCCTAACGGGCCGCTGCTGCTGCGCGGAGACGTCGAAATCCTGACGGAAACAGGCGAGCCGGTGCCGCGCCTGCGCCGGACCGTGGCCCTGTGCCGCTGCGGCGCATCTTCCATCAAGCCCTACTGCGACGGCACGCACAAGCTCACCGGTTTCACCACCGGGCCGACGCCCTCCGCCGCCGGCCCGGTACAGGACGGCTGA